The genomic window TCATCAACTAAATCTCTTTTACTTACCAAAACTAAATCAGCACAACCTAATTGGTCTAAAAAAAGTTCTTCAATTGGCGTTTCATGATCTAAAGAATCATCTGCTAATCGTTGTGCTTGCACACGTTCTCTATCACAAATTTCTCCAGTAGCAATTCCTACTGCATCCACAACTGTAATCACAGAATCAATAGTAATATGAGGTTTTAAATCTGGCCAGTTAACCGCTTTTACTAAGGGTTTTGGCATCGATAAACCTGATGTTTCTATAACAATATGGTCAATTTCTTCTTTACGTTCTAATAATTGTAACATAGAAGGTAAAAACTCTTCTTGTACCGTACAGCAAATACAACCGTTTGGTAATTGAATTAAGTTACACCCCTCATCACCACAATCAGAAGATGCTATTAGTTGTCCATCTACATCTACTTCTCCAAATTCATTTACCAAAACAGCAATACGCTTTCCATTGGCATTTTTTAGCATATTATGTACTAAGGTCGTTTTTCCAACACCTAAAAATCCGGTAACAATAGTAATTGGTATTTTACTCATTTTTATATTTATTTAAATTTGAAAATTTTCAGGCAGTTAATTTATGCTTGTATAGCATTATAAAGTCTCTTCTCTAAAAAGCTACTTTCTTTAAGTTTACCTGTTAAGTATTTTGCTGCAGCTAATACTCCCAAATCTACCAATGGTTCAATTAACACAACTAACATATAAGCACCACCAAAACTAAGTATGTTTAATAGGTTTTCTACACCAACACCTTGACCATATATTGCCCAAAATGTAACCCAACCAACAATACCTGCTTGATACACTAATGATAGTTTTAAAACTTGTGCGTATTTTAATTTGATGTAAGGTGTGTCTTTTGTTATTGCTTTATCAGCAACATAAGAAAGTGCCATTAATGGAACAAGTAAGGTGGTGATGTTCATTCCATATTGAGGTAAATCAATTTGTGCAAAGAATACGCCTTGAATTAATAACCCTAGTGCGAGTCCGATACTTGCAGGTGCTAGACCAAAAAGTAAAAATAATGTGGAACCCAAAATAAAGTGAACTTCAGAAACCCCTACTGAATAATGTGGTAATACTTGAAAAAATGTAAATACTAAAGCTGTAGTTGCAACAGATTTGACTAAGAAACTCAAAGGATTGGTCTTTTTAATGTTGCTAAAAGATGATTTAGCTACTCCCATAATTACGACTGCGGCTGTTACGTATGAAAGCCCGATTTTCGCTGAATCTACTATTCCTGGTTCAATGTGCATAATGTTTGTTTTTAAAAATTATTATTTATTAAATTGTTTATATTCTATGTTTACTTTAATCTTTTGTTACTTTTTTCTTTCTTTTATATAAGAATAAGTTCCATTTTTCTTCGGCAACACCGTGCTTGTCCATTTCTGCTCTCGCCATTGTAAAAAACAAATCGGATAGCCTGTTAACATAACTCATGATGTAATCGTGAACACATTCTGGGTCTTCTTGCATTAGTGTAACCAATTGTCTTTCACCTCGTCTTGTTTGCGTTCTACAAACATGGCAAAGCGCCGATATTTCATTACCTCCTGGTAATAAAAAGTAATCTGAAGGAGAAGTAATTTTTTCTTCCATTTCATCCATCCAATTTTCGCAAAAATCAGCACCGTCTTTAGGTTCCGGATTAGGATTTTCTTTTTTAGAATTTGATGGACGTGCTAAATGAGACATCATATTCATCATATCCTTTTGAACACGATGTAAATTAGGCTGCCATTCGTGTTCGTTTCCTAGTTTAGAACGCATTAAGCCAATGGTAGAATTCACCTCATCCAACGTTCCAATACATTCAATTCTTGGAGAGTTTTTAAACTCTCTTTTCCCTCCAAAAACGCCGGTACTACCTTTATCTCCTTTTCTTGTGTAAATCTTCATAGGCTATTATTTATTTCGTTAATTAATTGTGTAAGTTTTTCTGATGTACCCAAATAATGATGCACATAAGAAGCCATTACGTTTTGTTTTTTATAAATTTTTGTAGTTGTATTGCCTGCTCTCGCATTTGTAATTGTTGCGTCAATAGTTGTTTCATTATTATTAATCAGGCTAGAATAATGAAACTCGTGTCCTTTAAAAATACTATCGTTAATAGTAGAAGTACGATATCCTAAATGCAATTTTTTATCTGCAATTGTAGATTCGAAATCGAAGAAATTTACCATTTCAAAAGATTCATTATCTTCAGAAATAATAGATTTCCCTAAATACATCATACCACCACATTCGGCATATATTTGTCCGCCGTTCTTAGCAAATTTGTGAATACTATGGCGCATTATTTTATTAGCGGATAGTTCTTTTAAATAAACCTCAGGATATCCTCCAGGGAAATAGATAAAATCACAATCAGGAATTTCAGCATCGTGAATAGGGCTAAAAAACTGAACAGTCCCTAATTGTTCCATTGCTGTTATATTTTGAGGATATATAAAGTTGAAAGCTTCATCTTTAGCGACCGCAAATTTTATTTTTTCAGTAAGATTTTTTTCTTCGGATGAAATAGGAATACAAACCACATCTTTTGAAGCTTCTAATATTGCTTTCCAATCCATAGTTGTTTCTAAAGCATCAGCAATTTCATCAATCAGAATATCAAATTTTTCTATTTCCTGAATATTTAACCCAAGATGTCTTGATGGAATTTCAATGTTTTTTAAGTTTGATAAATAACCAAAACATTGCACACCAATATCCTCACAAGCTTCTTGCAACATTGTATAATGTCTTTCGGAACCAACACGGTTAAAAACAACGCCCATTACTTTTACTTCTGCATCAAAATTGACAAAACCCTGAATAAGTGGAGCAACAGAATATGCAACCGCTTTGGCATCAATCACCAATAAAACGGGTGTTTCTAATTTCTTAGCCATTTCTGCCGTACTACCTTTATCTTTTTGAGCACCATCAAATAAACCCATTACACCTTCGATGCAATTTACTTGAGAATCTTTACCGTAAAAGTTTAGATTGTTGTTAATATCTTCTTGAGACATCATAAACAAATCTAAATTAACACCTGTTTGTCCACAAGCCAATTGATGAAACTTTGGGTCTATATAATCCGGACCAACTTTAAAAGGCTGTACCGCTTTTGTTTTACGTTTCAATAAACGCAACAAACCTAAAGTAAGGGTTGTTTTACCTGCGTTGCTACTTGGAGCCGATATGATGAGTTGTTTTATCATCCTTTTGTATGTATTGGAATTCCAGAAACCATAAAGTCTACCTTAGTTGCTTTCTTGGCGATATATTGATTCACCTTTCCCTGTAAGTCTACAAATTGCCGGGTTGCTTTTTCCATAGGTATAACTCCCAAACCGACCTCGTTAGTAATGGCTATTACAATACTATTTTCCTTGCATAATAAATCCCATTCTTTAATTACAAAGTCATAACTTAAAGTCGCATCGTATTTAAAATGATCCATAACGTTAGTGATCCAAAGTGTAATACAGTCTACAAACAACACCTTATTAACTGCCGTTATTTTACTAATATCGAGTTCCTCTTCAATAGTTGTCCAATGATCTGTGCGCCTTTGTTTGTGGATTTCAATACGTTTACAGTATTCATCGTCCCAATATTTAGAGGTTGCTAAATACGTAGGAGCATCATCTAGATTTAAAGCAATCGTCTCTCCATATTCACTCTTACCAGATCGTTGTCCTCCTGTAATAATATGTACTATTTTAGTGCTCATTTTCTGTGATTAAACGTTCATAATTCGCATTAATACGATCCGCTAAATCTGAAGCAACGCCTATTTTAACCATGCCTTTTTCTACATCAATAATTTGAGTCGTCTGTACACCTTTACAATACGTTTGAAAAGCCAACACCGTATCTTCTAAACTTTCATCTGTATTTAGTTTACCATCAGTAATAATATGAAGGTTGTGATGGAATTCTATATCAGAACAAACTCCTTTTACGTGTTTAAAACCAGCTGTTAAATTGGTTTTACCACCTGTTTTAAGGTTTGTTAAAGCCGTTTCAACTGCTTTTAAAACGCCTGTTCTATTTAAAATATGTTGCGCTTCTCCGTCAAACAAAGAAATAATAGAAAACTGTGTATTTTGATTTTTAGAGGCTTCTGCTATTTTATTTACCGTGCCTTTGGCGTAAGCTATAATTTGATCTTTTAACATGGAACCACTAGAATCTATCAAGAATATATGATGCTGTTTTAAAAGCTTATTTTTACGCTTGTTTTTTAATTCGAATTTATCTGTTGCTAAATATTGACTTACTGTTTTTTTGGTATCAATTAACGCAATATTACCTTCTGAATTTTGAATTGAATGCGTTCCGTTTTGAACGGTATTTGTACGGATGTCTTTGGGCTTATGAAACTTATTCTGTGGAAGTAACATATTTACTTTATCTTCTTTTGAAGGACTAACTTCTGAAGATTTTTCTTCTGGTTGATTATTTTGATCTGGAGAGGAATTTTCCTTATTAGGTTCATTATTTAAACTCCTATGGTTTAACACCAAATCTGCAATAGTATCAATATCTTTTATGGTGATGTTTGAAGTATTTTGATAGGCAACAAAAGCTCTCGCTGTTTTTAGCAGTAAAATATCTGCTCGCAACCCTTCCACTTGATGCTGTATTGCTAACTGGCTACAATAGGCTATAATGTCATCAGTAATCTGTATCGACTTCAATCTATTTTTAGCGGCTTCAATTCGTGATTTAATACGATCATCTTCAACGCTATAATCAGCAACAAACTGTAAAGGATTATCATCAAATTCAAAACGCTGTTTAATGATTTTCTCACGTACTTTTGGATCTACAGACGTTGTAATATTTACACTTAAACCAAAACGATCTTTTAGTTGTGGTCTTAAATTTCCTTCTTCAGGATTCATAGAACCTACTAAACAAAATCGACTTTCAAAATAGCGAGATACACCTTCTCTTTCTAAATAATAATTGCCAGAAGCAGCAGCATCTAATAAGATATCGGTAAGATAATCTTGTAATAAATTAACCTCATCTACATATAAAACACCTTGGTGTGCTTGT from Algibacter sp. L1A34 includes these protein-coding regions:
- a CDS encoding cob(I)yrinic acid a,c-diamide adenosyltransferase, which gives rise to MKIYTRKGDKGSTGVFGGKREFKNSPRIECIGTLDEVNSTIGLMRSKLGNEHEWQPNLHRVQKDMMNMMSHLARPSNSKKENPNPEPKDGADFCENWMDEMEEKITSPSDYFLLPGGNEISALCHVCRTQTRRGERQLVTLMQEDPECVHDYIMSYVNRLSDLFFTMARAEMDKHGVAEEKWNLFLYKRKKKVTKD
- the cobW gene encoding cobalamin biosynthesis protein CobW; the protein is MSKIPITIVTGFLGVGKTTLVHNMLKNANGKRIAVLVNEFGEVDVDGQLIASSDCGDEGCNLIQLPNGCICCTVQEEFLPSMLQLLERKEEIDHIVIETSGLSMPKPLVKAVNWPDLKPHITIDSVITVVDAVGIATGEICDRERVQAQRLADDSLDHETPIEELFLDQLGCADLVLVSKRDLVDDEKFEEITKIITAKARPNTKIIPVINGELDNALLLGIEASAEDDVDNRHSIHEEHHKHGNHHHHNDDVKTVLLEYSETADIKALVKDLKALVAQHEIYRIKGFVNIPNKPMRMVLQGVGSRFDYYFERPWGATENRKTSIVVIGKNIELTEENKIKTHAHSHDHEHKHSHSH
- a CDS encoding energy-coupling factor ABC transporter permease, whose protein sequence is MHIEPGIVDSAKIGLSYVTAAVVIMGVAKSSFSNIKKTNPLSFLVKSVATTALVFTFFQVLPHYSVGVSEVHFILGSTLFLLFGLAPASIGLALGLLIQGVFFAQIDLPQYGMNITTLLVPLMALSYVADKAITKDTPYIKLKYAQVLKLSLVYQAGIVGWVTFWAIYGQGVGVENLLNILSFGGAYMLVVLIEPLVDLGVLAAAKYLTGKLKESSFLEKRLYNAIQA
- a CDS encoding bifunctional adenosylcobinamide kinase/adenosylcobinamide-phosphate guanylyltransferase produces the protein MSTKIVHIITGGQRSGKSEYGETIALNLDDAPTYLATSKYWDDEYCKRIEIHKQRRTDHWTTIEEELDISKITAVNKVLFVDCITLWITNVMDHFKYDATLSYDFVIKEWDLLCKENSIVIAITNEVGLGVIPMEKATRQFVDLQGKVNQYIAKKATKVDFMVSGIPIHTKG
- a CDS encoding cobyrinate a,c-diamide synthase yields the protein MIKQLIISAPSSNAGKTTLTLGLLRLLKRKTKAVQPFKVGPDYIDPKFHQLACGQTGVNLDLFMMSQEDINNNLNFYGKDSQVNCIEGVMGLFDGAQKDKGSTAEMAKKLETPVLLVIDAKAVAYSVAPLIQGFVNFDAEVKVMGVVFNRVGSERHYTMLQEACEDIGVQCFGYLSNLKNIEIPSRHLGLNIQEIEKFDILIDEIADALETTMDWKAILEASKDVVCIPISSEEKNLTEKIKFAVAKDEAFNFIYPQNITAMEQLGTVQFFSPIHDAEIPDCDFIYFPGGYPEVYLKELSANKIMRHSIHKFAKNGGQIYAECGGMMYLGKSIISEDNESFEMVNFFDFESTIADKKLHLGYRTSTINDSIFKGHEFHYSSLINNNETTIDATITNARAGNTTTKIYKKQNVMASYVHHYLGTSEKLTQLINEINNSL
- a CDS encoding AAA family ATPase encodes the protein MRQVEEYMNFPFSAIVGQDHFKLALILNLVDPLIGGVLAVGDKGTGKTTLIRSLTSLMGNQENYPFVNLPIGVSEDRLIGSIDLEQLINAKKEVVNLGLMAQAHQGVLYVDEVNLLQDYLTDILLDAAASGNYYLEREGVSRYFESRFCLVGSMNPEEGNLRPQLKDRFGLSVNITTSVDPKVREKIIKQRFEFDDNPLQFVADYSVEDDRIKSRIEAAKNRLKSIQITDDIIAYCSQLAIQHQVEGLRADILLLKTARAFVAYQNTSNITIKDIDTIADLVLNHRSLNNEPNKENSSPDQNNQPEEKSSEVSPSKEDKVNMLLPQNKFHKPKDIRTNTVQNGTHSIQNSEGNIALIDTKKTVSQYLATDKFELKNKRKNKLLKQHHIFLIDSSGSMLKDQIIAYAKGTVNKIAEASKNQNTQFSIISLFDGEAQHILNRTGVLKAVETALTNLKTGGKTNLTAGFKHVKGVCSDIEFHHNLHIITDGKLNTDESLEDTVLAFQTYCKGVQTTQIIDVEKGMVKIGVASDLADRINANYERLITENEH